A segment of the Deltaproteobacteria bacterium genome:
CCGGCAGGGTCCCTGTTTTGGACTTCATGGCGCCCGCGAGGGTAATGGTCGCCCCGAATTCCCCGATCGCTCTCGCCCATGTGAGGACGCATGACGCGATCAAACCGTTTCTGGCCATGGGAAGGGTGACCCGGAAGAAGACGGCAAGCCTGCCGCAACCCAAAGTACGACCAACCTGTTCGTAGCGTGGATCGATGCCGTCAAAGGCGGTTTTCATCAGGCGCACCGTCAGGGCGCTGATCACGGTAAACTGGGCCAGAACGATCCCCGGCACTTCGAAGACAAAGCGCATGAAGTACTTTTCAATGCCCATGCCCACGGGATTATTGAAGAAAACAAGCAACGCCGCGCCCAGGGCCACGGGGGAAACGACAATGGGCAGGTCGAGAATCGTGTCAACAACGGATTTTCCACGGAAATCCGCCTGGGAAATCGCATACGCCGCGGGAATACCGATCAGAACGGAAAAAAAAGTGGCAATGGTGGCGGTAACGACACTCAGACGAATCGCACCGAAAATCTCCCGGGAGAACAGGGTTCTGACCATCGTCCCCCAATCCGTGTAGGTGAAAAGGGAAAGCAGGATACCCACAAGAAAAAGGCACAGCAGAGCCAGAGCGCCAAACGTGGCGGCCCGGAACACCCCCCCGCCTCCAACGCCTTTATAAACCCGTGATGCAT
Coding sequences within it:
- a CDS encoding ABC transporter permease subunit, coding for MVRTLFSREIFGAIRLSVVTATIATFFSVLIGIPAAYAISQADFRGKSVVDTILDLPIVVSPVALGAALLVFFNNPVGMGIEKYFMRFVFEVPGIVLAQFTVISALTVRLMKTAFDGIDPRYEQVGRTLGCGRLAVFFRVTLPMARNGLIASCVLTWARAIGEFGATITLAGAMKSKTGTLPVMIFLSLSTADIEKAIAVIITLVAIAVTALLLIRKIGARPYSL